CTATTCAGGAGGTGAATAATATGGTAAATAAAATATATAAAAAGAGATGGGCTGCAGCAAAAATGCGAAAAGCTCTAAATGTATCAAAAGTATTAATCCTTACAGGTGCACGGCAAACAGGAAAAACAACTTTATTAAGAAATGAATTGCCCTTCAATAATTATAAATACTTCAGTATGGATGATCTTGACACACTTACTCAGGCAGAAAAAGATCCCTCGCCAATACTCTCCTCCGGGAAAAATATCATTATAGATGAAGCACAACGAGTTCCAAAAGTTTTGTCCGCAACCAAACAAATAGTAGATAACGAAAAAGGCAGGCACTTTATACTCTCAGGATCAGCCAACTTCCTGTTGTTAAAAAATATTTCCGAAACTTTAGCGGGGCGGGCAACATACTTCACACTTTATCCATTTACTTTTTCCGAGTCAAAAAGAAAAGAGACACCTTACTGGCTTTTAAATATGTTTAAAGGAGAATACCCAGTAGAAAAAAAAATTATCCACTA
The sequence above is drawn from the Caldisericota bacterium genome and encodes:
- a CDS encoding AAA family ATPase gives rise to the protein MVNKIYKKRWAAAKMRKALNVSKVLILTGARQTGKTTLLRNELPFNNYKYFSMDDLDTLTQAEKDPSPILSSGKNIIIDEAQRVPKVLSATKQIVDNEKGRHFILSGSANFLLLKNISETLAGRATYFTLYPFTFSESKRKETPYWLLNMFKGEYPVEKKIIHYANAIQRILAACIKIKKSGRNFNVVERVCKNIS